The sequence tAGGTTGGACAAAAGGGACAATTATCTGACgaagaacattttttaatattCTTCGACATTTAATGGATAAACAGGAATGGAAAACcaagaaacactgaacaaattcatcagattaatcaataacgAAAATAATCCTTGGCTGCAGCCCATAATGTTTAACACACCACAAACTTAATCATTTGATGATTCAGTTAAAGGCTGAATTTCTAAATAGCAAACATTAATGGCAGATACACAAGCAGGAAAAGCACTTACTTGCTGATTTAAAGAGCATCCCCGTTAACGTCCCGGCAGCCACTGTGTTGATGTCATCTTCGGCTCCTCTAGCTTTCTCTATCACCACACCAAAAGCACTGTACAACAACGCTACaatggcaaagaaaaattcacaaGGTTTTATCAGAGGCAGCAAAAACAGCTCTTACACAAGTCACATCAATGAGATTCAAAACAGGGGAACTCAACTCTAAACTAACAAAATGCACTCATAACAAAATCACACTCAAGTGCACTCAAGCACGTCAGTTTTAAATAAGTAATACTATCTTACATATTGCAATATGATATTAAAACATGAGATAAGTTGATATGCTTCCTACCATCATGACTTTACATTATTTTCTTCTGACTTACCCACAGAACCCAAAGAGTTGGCCCAGGAAGCACCCTGCCTGGTCACCATGTTAAGAATCctggagaaagaaagcaaacactTAAAAGGACAGGTCAAGACATCCAGGTGTAATTCTAGGGACAAGACCATTAGTGAATTGAActctgtctccatactcactgtACATTACGAGGTTTGGACCACGCCATGTCGCTGGTCTCCTTCAGGCCCATCCTGAGACCGTTTACAGCTCCGAGTGCTGCTCCTGAAGTCGaaacaaagaggcagaaagGCTGAGTGAGGTATGACGACTTTGACATTACATGGCAAAAAGTATGGGGAAACCCCCAAAATCATTATTAGGCAAATCAAAAGTTACTAAACTATTATACAATTATGAAGACGGTAGATAAATATTCTGTCTATGGTGGAAAGTCTTACCAGTCATGCAGGAGCCTCCAATAGTAAAGAAAGCCAGTTCAAACCTTCCTCTTGTTTTATTGGCGCCTGTGGGTAGAATGAACTCATCTGTGTCCTGAAAAACAGATTAACAGAATGTCACAGCCTAAAAACCCCACAGAACATGAATTTACTATAAATCACGactaaaattcagttttattttaccTGAACCAGGTAACGAGGGTCGACATTGAGGTAAGGGGACAGAGGGCTCATTCCAGTCACTGAAATGACATTGTAACACACATAAACCATCAGTTACATATTATTATAAGTTGTGTTCAGTATTAATTTTAAGGCCTTGAAGTCTGCACAGCTGTTAGCTTTAAAGCTAGCTGAAGCTATAGGAGGTTTACAGAACGGCTACATTCCACTTACACGGGACACCGGCGAGCTCTGTGTTGGAGTATTCAGGTGCACCGCCTCCAAAGAGACCCCCGAAACCTGCTTTCATTCCCCCCGATCCTTGCGAGTTGTTGTCCATGGTTAAAAATAAAGATCCAGGGGGTCACCTGGAGAAAACTGGATCCAGGAAGGGGCTTCCTGTCGAACCGGcctagctagctaacgttagctatgTCGCAAAGCTCAAAATCCAAGACGAAACGATGAACGGCGAGCGTCTGGATCCAA comes from Toxotes jaculatrix isolate fToxJac2 chromosome 21, fToxJac2.pri, whole genome shotgun sequence and encodes:
- the timm23a gene encoding mitochondrial import inner membrane translocase subunit Tim23, translated to MDNNSQGSGGMKAGFGGLFGGGAPEYSNTELAGVPLTGMSPLSPYLNVDPRYLVQDTDEFILPTGANKTRGRFELAFFTIGGSCMTGAALGAVNGLRMGLKETSDMAWSKPRNVQILNMVTRQGASWANSLGSVALLYSAFGVVIEKARGAEDDINTVAAGTLTGMLFKSASGLKGIARGGLVGLALSGAYALYNNWDHLTGSSSSSRMY